A segment of the Neoarius graeffei isolate fNeoGra1 chromosome 5, fNeoGra1.pri, whole genome shotgun sequence genome:
TCAAATCCCAGGTTtgtattaatgtgcttgttctaatgtggtctaatgttattgtttctatgataacagctcattcacaggaaccTATATGGTAGGAGCTCtgcataatttattattattattattattattgttttttattaataataataataataataataagtggatTAATATGTTGTCATATAatgaagaaaaatatattatcatgagggtggcacggtggtgtagtggttagcgctgtcgcctcacagcaagaaggtccgggttcgatccccatggctggcgagggcctttctgtgcggagtttgcatgttctccccgtgtccgcgtgggtttcctccgggtgctccggtttcccccacagtccaaagacatgcaggttaggttaactggtgactctaaattgaccataagtgtgaatgtgagtgtgaatggttgtctgtgtctatgtgtcagccctgtgatgacctggcaacttgtccagggtgtaccccgcctttcgcccgtagtcagctgggataggctccagcttgcctgcgaccctgtagaacaggataaagtggctagagataatgagatgagatgagatattatcatGAAGGGTCAATAAGTTTTAAGGGTCTGTAAGTTTTCCACcacgggaaagtcttcaggaccgaGGACTTTGTGTTTTCTGGTTTCTCAGAAACGTGACAAGCTGCATGGTGTTTTTTCTTTAATTAGTTTTTACCTTTTAATTTCACAAATTAGAATAGTGGggcagtacagtggtgtagtggttagcactgttggctcacagcaaaaaggttctgggtttgagtccagtagtcgacgggggcctttctgtgtggaggttgcatgttctccccatgtctgtgtgggtttcctccgggtgctctggtttcccccacagtccaaagacatgcaggttaggtctccCGGTGACTACCTCACCAGGAGACCACAGCACATCAGGATCAGGGATGGCATTTCTGACACGGTGATAAGCAGCACAGGAGCACCACAGGGGACTGTGCTCTCTCCAGTTCTGTTCACTCTCTACACATCAGACTTCAAATACAATTCGGAGTCTTGCCACATGGAGAAGTTCTTGGACGATACTGCAATTGTGGGATGTGTTCATGATGGACAGGTGGAGGAGTACAGGAGCCTGATACAGGACTTTGTGTTGTGGTGTAAATCCAACCACCTGCAGCTGAACactggcaaaacaaaagaaatgcttgtggactTTAGAAGGTCCAGGCCGACTCTGCATCCGATCTCTATTGAGGGGGTCGATGTGGAGAATGTCAGGACCTACaaacatgggcgccgccaggggtggaaaggttagaacaattctaggggcccagcactgccatggggccctttaaggggctgataatatgcttttaatgattttaataagacttttgaaataacaacaatgcaatattccatctggtaaaatgagctaattgaacaaggttgtctatttcttgagttcttcaacatattgtcaattaaccatcccccttttgcgaaatggtacggtccagttctggtagaagcgcgatgcgttaaatctgtgtgctgatcagtgcaatgctacttgctgctgtgtcgcggtgcagcagccagccagccagcagtggagtgcgtacagtctatgatcgctaaatatgaagagtggctgtcaaaaacgtaaagaaaggcagctgaaagctgagagggaccggagaggcaggcaactggtcactcagtttttcccaaagaaaggtagctatcgctcacatgtgtgttcaaaatattagcgaatggtaaatgaacagtatgaacgtggttggattagcctatcaagagaacacttttacagtttgtacagtgacattttttccattttaataactgaactgacttgtgtgataaacaagatgaaatattacgttacgctggtgctaataactagtgctaataaccagtttcataactaatggggtgccctaaatatgcacagattcagcctcagggggacctccgccctaccaaaccactgaacccccctttggagaaggaggtaagcagcaatataactcataaatgctttaggattgaagtttttaatgagcgagcgccatatacagtttgctagattaaagtgttgctaataacggacaccagtcaagtgtttgacatggttacgtgtgtggaatgttcacacattctaaaccattggtttcaaattgaggagctggagaaagcgcagcacacataaaagagggacagaggttacaacatatgaagaaatatgtacgtaattgatcaaattgaaatgtcactccgtgtcactttgaaataaatttataataagatgtttcctgtcttttatgggtaacatttgtaaggctactgagtatggagttcatttaaatgcatcaaaacttttttttatgatttattagcagtcacatcacacatttcactaccaattgtcctagcacaagaaggcatgtggcaaaatcttgaattttcatttgtgattgtaaatgcaccagaattagtcactgaccagttttcatctagtccctggtaggttaatacataaaatgtaataacaaagtcacaaactcaaggtccatgggctatcaaaagtcaaataatgacaatagtgcaattgtgacgagggtgggcaaagttggggggcccaaaattctaatctttcatggggcccaaaatttctggcggcgcccctgcctacaaatacctgggtgtacatctggacaacaagctgaactgaacagtgaacactgacaccctctacaagaagggtcagagcagactctacttcctgaggaggctcgggtccttcaggatctgccaaaaactgctgctgatgttctaccagtctgtggtagccagtgccctcttctgtgctgtagtgtgttggggaggcAGCACTAAAGCAAAAGTTTGACAACGAACCTTTTGCTTTAGGCGCTGAAATGGCTGTACAGAatgactgaaggcgctcctgcgctaggaaagctgttttaatgcactcggtgacacaaagtgtgttttcccactctgaacaactgcttttcagagtactttgttgaaaactcttttcagatgtgcttatacagttaaacatgaccagacatcccaagtctcctggaagttccgggagtctcctgcatattgatagcggctccctgatgcccgcaaattggataatatctcccggaatctagagcaagtgagcaagagcgtgcatgcgaaacattaatgtctgcattgcgcatatgacggagtgctcaagggagcgtgagagagactgcatgtgtgcctgttcatgtagcgcatgctagacaaagagcatactgattggtttacagacatcccaacctgcagaaactcatccCAATAACTCTTTCTACATGCGcatacacgcaacacacacacacacagacacacacacacacacacacacacacacaccgccctTCTTACAAAACTGGGGCCAATGAAATTTATCCATCTCTGGGTATTGGCTTGCTTCCACTGCACATGCCTCTCTTTTTAAATCCTCTAATATCGACTCCCCACTGTTCAAATCAGTATTAGAATTTGAGTACACCCAGTGGCGGATTTAGCAAATTGTGGGCCCCAGGCGAAGGTATGTATGGGGCCCCCCCTCATCCGatccgaaaaaaaaaacaatgtaccAACTGCACGGTGGATAGGCAGGTAAAGCATTGTCACATATTTCTCAGCGTCTTTtcgcttttttctttttctttgatcCGCTTGGGTAACTCCTTTTCATTTTCACATTGTTCAGACTCCTGTAACTATGTGTTTACCTTTCGCGCTGCGCAGCGTTATGGACTAGTCTATTTCATTGTGAAAGTATGGGGTGTATGTGCAGGGACAGATAaccatgaactggacattttaactactatttcaacgtatttcttaggaatattcataaaatgtaccatacttttgaagtgttcatgaatcatgataaggggctttttctttttttttttttgaggttggtTGGGGGCCCCCCTACTACGACCACTGGTGGGGGGGCCCTAAGCAGCCGCCTACCTATGCCTCCATGTTAAGACCGCCCCGAGTACACCACACAGTTTTGTTTCACTCATTTATAAAGCACGGTGAAAATGGAACAGTTCATGGGTGCATGGAAATTAACTGCAAGCAAGAACTTTGATGATTACATGAAGGCTGTAGGTAAGTTTTATTGtacataagttttttttttaattgtgcataCTAAATTAAATGTAGATGCAAGTTTAGCCCATTTTCCACTATCATCAAATATCTAAGCAAGTGTGCACTTGTTTGTATTTCcaaaggtatttatttatttatttatttatttatttatttatttttgctttcaGTAGTGTAGGTCTGCTACTGCACCGGGTCCCTTCCTGATTCCCTTTACCTCCACCATAATGATGATATTAAGTAATCATCTTTGGATTTGCAGGTATTAGTACAGCATCCAGGAAAATTGCTAATTTGGCCAAGCCAATTCTGTTATTCAGCATCGATGATCAGGGGCTCATATCCATGAAAACTACAACCACATTCAAGACAGCGGAAATAAAATTCCGGTTGGATGAGGAATTCGACGAGCACACTGCAGATGACAGGCAGGCAAAGGTAGATTTGAGAAACTTGAAGACTTGTAAAAACTGCAGGTTTTACTGTATATTCTTTTAATATGCATCTTGTTTCAGACTGTTGTGAGACTGGTGGATGGTAAACTCATTCAAACACAGACCTGGAATGGCAAGAGCACAACACTTGAAAGAGAAGTTCAGGATGAGAAGCTGATACTTGTGAGTTGGCCTGATCGCTTAATTTGAGGTTAAAACTCCTTTTTCTTTCACATGCCCATTtaccaaaagtgtgtgtgtgtgtgtgtgtgtgtgtgtgtgtgtgtgtgtgtgtgtgtgtgtctttagaaATGCATCATGGATGACGTGGTGTGTATAAGGACCTATGAGAGAGATGAGTGACCCACGTGTACAGACCTGCTGAAAAGATAATAGCTGGTTCCAAAATGGCTCCATAATCCAAACAGCTTCTACACACCATGCCAAGTACTCAATGCCCAGGAGGCAACCAAGTGGATTTCAGCACAATAGCCAGCTACACTTTCAATAGCTTGtggctcttaaaaaaaaaaagttgtcaatTAAAACAGTGATCCCAGTGTTATAAGACCAAACAAGATGTcaataaaattgaataaaatatgCATGATGtttgattttacacacacacacacacacacacacacacacacacacacacacacacacacacacacacacagcagttacTAATTTGTTTAAAATGCACACTGAatctgtagcagtgtattagtttATATAAGGTCAAATGAAACTAGTGTTACCCATCATTTTATTACACATTAGTATCAATGACGTAAGTTATATATTATTTATGTTTAGTCTTTTGCAGCAAGCTGGATTAGGAGTAATAGGAGATGAAAAGCAAATGTTTAGTGTCTACTGATTTACAGACCAGGACACAAGGATCAGGTATTCATAGACAACCTGTAGGCTTAAGGGCAGGAGACCAGACACATGAGAAGAATTGGACAAAATAAAGCCAACCTAAAAAGGGTCTTTATTAAATAATGCAAAGAACAAAGCTTTAAAGCAAGCAGGCTTTaaagtcgtgggcaagctggagcctatcccagctgactacgggcgaaaggcggggtacaccctggacaagtcaccagatcatcacagggctgacacatagacacaaacaaccattcacactcacattcacacctacggtcaatttagagccaccaattaacctaacctgcatgtctttggactgtgggggaaaccggagcacccggaggaaacccacgcggacacgggaacatgcaaattccacacagaaaggcccccgtcggccacggggctcaaacccagaaccttcttgctgtgagccgacagtgctaaccactaccactgtgccaccccactatgcaaacttccatccatccatccattatctgtagactcttattctgttctacagggtcacgggcaagctggagcctatcccagctgactatgggcgagaggcagggtacaccctagacaagtccccagatcatcacggggctgacacaaagacaaacaacccttcacactcacattcacacctatggtcaatttagagccaccaattgatgatagatagatagatagatagatagatagatagatagatagatagatagatagatagatagatagatagatagatagatagatagatagatagatagacagacagacagacagacagacagatagatagatagatagatagatagatagatagatagatagatagatagatagatagatagatactttattaatcccagaggggaaattcaaggtatccagtgACATTTCCGGattgcacaagatcaatacaaaaactaaatagcattatacgtataaaaaaactaaaatacaaaataaaaaataccaaaagaaataaaacattaccaataagagcaagtaataaaatatacagctctcagtgtgggaggtagtgcagttggcagtaaccagtcacagtgTAAATAAGCAtgtaatgagcagtgcaaatactctgtggacagttacat
Coding sequences within it:
- the LOC132885993 gene encoding fatty acid-binding protein, liver-like isoform X1, which encodes MGPPLIRSEKKNNVPTARWIGSTVKMEQFMGAWKLTASKNFDDYMKAVGISTASRKIANLAKPILLFSIDDQGLISMKTTTTFKTAEIKFRLDEEFDEHTADDRQAKTVVRLVDGKLIQTQTWNGKSTTLEREVQDEKLILKCIMDDVVCIRTYERDE
- the LOC132885993 gene encoding fatty acid-binding protein, liver-like isoform X2 is translated as MEQFMGAWKLTASKNFDDYMKAVGISTASRKIANLAKPILLFSIDDQGLISMKTTTTFKTAEIKFRLDEEFDEHTADDRQAKTVVRLVDGKLIQTQTWNGKSTTLEREVQDEKLILKCIMDDVVCIRTYERDE